Below is a window of Leucoraja erinacea ecotype New England unplaced genomic scaffold, Leri_hhj_1 Leri_1057S, whole genome shotgun sequence DNA.
aaaaaaaaaaaaaaaaacaaacagggcACATGAACATTTCTATCCATTCTATGCAAAATGTTATTatacacttggtttggaaacttCTTGACCAAGTTTGGAGGGAAACGTCTCGCCCCAAGACACAAAATAATTGCGACTGAAGTTGTGGACATATTACCCGGTCCTCATAAAGACCACAGACACccaacccacccacacccccccaaacATGAACTAACATTAACATTTCACGCTGCCCCAGAGAAACTAGCCAACATATAGTTCAACAAATAATCAAAGATCGCGCATACCAGGGTCATTCCTCTCATTTTCCCACTCTTTCCGGCAGGCCAgataactacaaaagcatgaacGGCCCATACTGTAGCACATTCAGGAACAACTACTGACCTGCACGTGTCAATTGTTTGAATGGTCCTCCCAGAAAATAAAGGGATAATCCCAACTCACACAATCTAAAACAACAGGATATCAATAAGAAACCCACAGCAAGAGGCTCATTGCCCGGTTCTTGCAATTTGGAATATGCCCTGCACTGTAACGGTAACATGTAGACAACAATTCTACACTGTTATATCTAATTTTGTGCTACTTTTGTATGGCTTCATATCTTCATGTATGGTAGGATTTGATGGGATAGTATTGCACGATTTTTTTCACTGTATGCTTGATCCATGTTACAATAATATCCAATTCCTAAGGCAATGTATAATGTCTGGTGACCAACTCCAGGTCCCCACGGTGATCACACACTGACTGTAACTTGAAACACACGGTGCCAATACAACAAGAGGATCGTCAGTCCAGAGCCAAAGAAGTGACCAGCCTGTAATCCCAGGATAGGAACTCTCAGCACCCAACCCATCACAGCTTTGGTCGTCTGAGCTCTGTGAAATATCCCGGGACAGGGAGATCGGACAACCTCGATAAATCCTGGGCCTGTATCCAGGCACAGTGCTATATTGGGGAATCGGGTCCAGACTCAAGGTAGATAACTGGACAGAAACGTACAACTGGTGATGTTTCACCCAACTGCACTATACAAGACAATGAACCCTGACATCCTGGGAATTCCAGGAAAAGAACACCTCTctgggaaaaaaaagaagaaaacatATCTCATAGGAAGTACATTCACTCAGTCAGTGGAAATGGCGAGTGTTTCCATCAACTGTAAAAGTTGGTCTGAAAACCTGAACACTCCACAACTGTGATGGAGGGGTTTGGACAAGAAAGATGATGTTGAAGATTTCAACGATTTATTTGAAGTGAAAAAGCCGGGAGATTCTGGGATTAATCCTCTGGATATCATTGCTGCCATTTTCCTCTGTGCTGACCACTCTCTCCAGCAGGAACTGATGCTGAAGATGTCTCTGTGCCAACTTGCATTACCCTTTCTGCTGCCGGAAGGGCACAGTTACACCAGGGACAAGGTGAGGGAACCCTCTGGTGCCAGCCTTCTCCTCTGGGCCATGAGGCCCATTGTTAAAATGTGGTGCCCACAATCTCCCACAGGGAACAGCCCCGTTGTGGAGATGCCCATCGTGACGGCAACCATGCCAACGGTCTCCTTCCTCAGACTCGGAAGGTGCACTGTGTCCAAATCCAGAGTCCTCAATCTCACCTTGAGCCAGACCCAGCTGCAGCAgaacatcttcctgcactccgggATGGAATGTGGGAATGTGCCCCATGGGATATCGGATGGGATGGCTGAGATCAGCTGGTATCTACCTTCTGGGAAGAGCAACACGGACATTTTCCCGGAGGCTGCTGCATTCATCAACCTCCGAGGTGATGCTGAAACTTACCAGGGACACACTCGGTTTCTGGCAAAAGTCTCTGCTGCTCTCTTTATTTTCATTGACGTTATCGGTGAGAAGGAAAGAGAATTCCTCACCTCTCTCGCACAGTCACCGGCAAAACTCTTTCTGATAGTGAACACTTACATCAGTCAGCAACACATCATCCCTGAGCAGGTAAAGAAACTGTTCAAAGATCTGAAGTTACAATCTCAACAATGCATTGTTCGGGCAAATGTAAACGAGGCCAAACTTGTGGAAGAACTTCAATCTCTGATAAAACAAGTGATTCTAGTGATGGACGGGGACCAGAGCTTCCTGAGTCTGGAACAAATGGGTGACATTGCGAGAGAAAGTGGGATTCAGGTCGATGAACATCAGCCTGAAATACAACGGGACAAGGACCTGACGTCCAAACCACAGAGAGAGGCCGACCATGGAGACGGTTGTGGATCAGAGGATCCATCTCACCGGCATTCACCAGGTCTCCCACAGGGAATGGCTGGTGATCCACCAGATGGAAATAACTTTACAAAGTTACAACCACAACAATGTGTTTTTCAGACAAATGTAAGTGAGGCAACACTTGTAGAAAAATTTAATTCTCCGATACAACAAGTAACATGGATGAGGGACAGGGATCAGAGCTTCCTGAGTCTGGAGCAAACGGGTGACATTGTGAGGGAAAGTGGGATTCATGTGAATGAACATCATCCTGAAATACAACAGGCCAAGGACCTGACGTCCAAACCACAGAGAGAGGCTGACCCTGGAGACAGTTGGGGATCAGAGGATCCATCTCACTGGCATTCACCGGGTCTCCCAGAGGGAATGATTGGTGTTTCACCAGATGGAAATAACCAATCTGGAAATCGGAGCCCTCCACAACTTGTGAGGGATTTGGGTTTACAGGATCATTATCCTCACAAACTTTCACTAACGTCCATGTGGGAGATATCCTCGGAGAAACTAGATGACAACAAACCAACTGGACCAGAAGATCTTCCTTGGCGATTTCTCCAAATGATCCTCTCAGCTAATTCACTGGCGAGGAATCCTGAATGGCCCCCTGATCATTCCTTGGAAGACAAGAAAGATGATGTTGAAGATTTCAACGATTTATTTGAAGTGAAAAAGCCGGGAGATTCTGGGATTAATCCTCTGGATATCATTGCTGCCATTTTCCTCTGTGCTGACCACTCTCTCCAGCAGGAACTGATGCTGAAGATGTCTCTGTGCCAACTTGCATTACCCTTTCTGCTGCCGGAAGGGCACAGTTACCCCAGGGACAAGGTGAGGGGACCCATGGAAGGGCCTGGTGCCACCCTTCTCCTCTGGGCCATGAGGCCCATTGTTAAAATGTGGTGCCCACAATCTCCCACAGGGAACAGCCCCGTTGTGGAGATGCCCATCGTGACAGCACCCGTGCCAACTGTCTCCTTCCTGAGACTCGGAAGATGCACGATGTCCAAATCCAGATTCCTCAATCTCACCTTGAGCAAGACCCAGCTGCAGCAgaacatcttcctgcactccgggATGGAATGTGGGAATGTGCCCCGTGGGATATCGGATGGGATGGTTGAGATCAGCTGGTATCTACCTTCTGGGAAGAGCAACACGGACATTTTCCCGGAGGCTGCTGCATTCATCAACCTCCGAGGTGACGCTGAAACTTACCAGGGACACACTCGGTTTCTGGCAAAAGTCTCTGCTGCTCTCTTTATTTTCATTGACGTTATCGGTGAGAAGGAAAGAGAATTCCTCACCTCTCTCGCACAGTCACCAGCAAAACTCTTTCTGATAGTGAACGCTCACATCAGTCAGCAACACATCACCCCTGAGCAGGTAAAGAAACTGTTCAAAGATCTGAAGTTACAATCTCAACAATGCATTGTTCGGACAAATGTAAACGAGGCCAAACTTGTGGAAAAACTTCGTTTTCAGGTAAAACAAGTGATTCTAATGAGTGACGGGGACCAGAGCTTCCTGAGTCTGGAACAAATGGGTGACATTGCGAGAGAAAGTGGGATTCAGGTCGATGAACATCAGCCTGAAATACAACGGGCCAAGGACCTGACCAAAATACTGGGCAGTCTTGACCCTGCAGACATCACTGGGTATAAAAAGAGAGTGCTGCCCTTTCATGGAGAGCCCTGGCAAGGGCTGTCTAAAGTTGAGAAAGAGAAGTCTCGGATGAAACTCCGCAGGGACAGAACCACAGAGAAGTATAACCATGAGCTGGACCAAGAGAAGAAAATAATCCGGGAAGCTCAGCTCAGACAGAGCCTGTCGGAGGAGATGCGGATATTCATTGACCACCTCACCTGTCCTGGTGGGGATGACAGTGCCATTTCCTTGCAGTGGTTGAAGCTGATGCTGGACAGTAAATCAAGGGAAATCATGGCAGGATTGTGCAGGGATTATAAAGAACTGAGCAAACTCTCAAAGCAGAAAGTCAAGGagctgaaggacatggatcaGAAGATGACTGATAGTTCCCTGGGACTTGAGCACTTCATGAGGGAACTGGGTCAGGTTTATGAACTCTCAGTGACACAACACAACATCAAGCAACAAACACAGATTCACCCACATGTGCTTCAGTTACCGGGTGTTGCTGCTGAACTGTTGCTGGATGGGTTCCCACTGGAGCTCATTGATGGAGACGTCTCCAACGTTCCTGTTTCATGGATCACTGCTGTACTGGAAGCAGTGGCCGAGAAGGTGGGACGTGCTTCCAGAGTGTTTGTGCTGACAGTGATTGGAGTTCAGAGCACAGGCAAGTCCACGCTCCTCAATACAATGTTCTGTTTGCGGTTTGCTGTGAGCAGCGGCCGATGTACTCGAGGGGCCTACATGCAGCTGATGAAGGTCACAGGGAACCTGGCGGAGGAGCTGGGCTGTGACTTCATCCTGGTCATTGACACGGAGGGGCTGAGAGCTCCAGAACTTGCAACACTAACAGACAGCTACGAACACGACAATGAGCTGGCAACATTCGTGGTGGGATTAAGCAACATAACGTTGGTAAACATAGGCATGGAAAACATCGCAGAGATGAAAGATATTTTACAGATTGTTGTTCATTCCTTACTCCGCATGAAACTGACGGGGAAAAGACCAAAGTGTATATTTGTCCACCAGAATGTTGGAGATGTGAGTGCACATGATCACAATCTGAGAGGCCGTCAGAAACTACTGGAACAGCTGGATAAGATGACAGAGGCTGCAGCAAAACTGGAGAAGGTGGATGGAGTTATGTTCCGTGATGTGATGGACTATGATGCTGACAAGGACAACTGGTACATCCCTGGTCTGTGGCAAGGTACACCCCCAATGGCTGCCGTCAACACTGGCTACAGTGAACACGTCTtccaactgaagaagagtctcattcAATGTTTACTCAAAGGGAAACCAGACCAAGGAGCTTTCACAATCCCAGACTTTACCAAATGGATGACTGGCCTTTGGGAGCAGGTGAAACATGAGAATTTCATTTTCAGCTTCCAGAACAGTCTGTTCGCAGAGGCTTACAATCAGCTCTCTGTGAAGTACAAGGGCTGGGAGTGGGAGCTCCGCAAATTCACACATTCCTGGGGAAACGAGGCTGAAAACAGAGTAAACAATGCCAGTGGTGACCTCAACCTACTGCTCCAAATACTGGAACGTGAGATCAGGACGGAGATTAACAAAAGGGAGGCTGAGACTCTGGATAAACTAAAAGCTCTGTTTGAAAGTGGGGCTGATAACATGCAGCTGATGGAGAAATACAGGGAGGAATTCAAGCTCAGTATCTCCAGTTTATGCAGACGGCTTCAGGATGATTCAATGCATAGATGTAGGGATGCCGTGAACAGACGTGTGGGACTGCAGGAAGTGGATGATATTTGGAATCAATGTCACAAGAAGATCGAACACCAGGTCAAGGAGCTTTTATTAAAGTGTAAAGGGGCAAATCAGGTGTTGgatgacaaggaactgcaaactgCCTTTGGAGAGATGTGGCAAGACACACTGTCACAGCTGGACTATCAGCCCTGTAGAGAAAGAAACATCGAACTGGAGATTGAAAATCTTCTCAGAGACAACACAGCAACTCAAGGGAGGGTGATTAATAAAATGCTAAAAAGAAAACCTCTCTATAAACAGGGAACCCAGTGCTTTCAAATTGAAAGGAAACACATCAACACGACATGGAAGAGACGTGCTAACACAGTCAGTATGTCCGTCAACCAATCAGATGTTATTCAGGCAGCAATGATAACACAGTCCCTCGAGGATCAATGCCATCAATGGATCAGTGACATCACAAAAATGGACATGGATTATGACATTAGATATTGTATTGAACTTTTGCATATTGTAGAGGAGAAAATTAACAATATTTCACACCCAAACTTCACAATGAGTGAGGAATTCAGGGCTGAGTTTAAACTTCACCTGTGTGGTTACGCTGTACCAAGATTCCAAGAGATGCAGACGAGGTTCATCCAGAAACATGACCCGCGGCAAAGACTGGAAAACATGAAGGGTCAATACTTTCATCTCTTCAGGGATATTTACACAGAACAGGATGAGAACCAGAGACAAGCAGAACGGTTTGCACAATCTTGTTTCTTGCCAGCTCTCAGAGACGCCACCCTCAAGGCTCTCAGTGTGAACATCGTGGATGATATGAAAGAAAATGACCCAGAGAGCAAGTACAGTCTCCGCAACAACTTCACTGTGGCCCTCCTGGTGCACTTGAAACAAAGGGATACATTTGATGACTATCACCGGTATATCACTGACCTTGAGAATTCGGCCAAAGACTGGCTCCATCACCaggttattgaacactgcaagacacAACGTGATGGAGAGATCACGTTTACCCGTCTGGCTAAAGGAATCCTCACACAGATCACTGAGCAAGCTAAAGAGATTGTTGAGGATGCAGTGAAGCAGAACTTTGCTGGAAATGTTCAGAGCTTTCTGGACATGTTTGTTGATAAGTTAAAGGACAGGATCTCAATGCCCAAAGATGAAATGAAACTTGTTCTGTTTCACAGTGACGGTGATGGCAAGAAATGGGCAGAAGCAGTTCTGCCATCAATTGAAGAGGTGGAGCAGAGACTCCTCAGTGAGGTAACAAGCTGGGATGTCCAAGCAAAGATTGAAGAATTATCCATTAGACCGAGGGATGAGCTGTTCAAAGGGTTATTCAATTGTACCAAGAAATGTCCTCTCTGTGGGGTTTTCTGTGATTCAGAGACCCCGGTACACTCACAGCACTCTTGTAAGCAGCACAGACCTGAAGGACTCAATGGCTATCGCTTCATAGAAAGTAAACATCTTGTAACTGACGTCTGCACAGCTTCAGTCGCAGGTAATGGAAGGTTTAAAAATAACGACACAAATTGGGAATTGAAACCCTACAAGGATTACCAAACTGTCAATGATTACTACAAATCCTGGATCATCCAACGGGAAATTTCCGCACAGGCAGCATCCTATTGGAAGAAGGTTTTCTACACTTTCAATGAGCAGTTTGCTGAAAAATACAAAGCAAAACCTGCAGAGATCGATGAAGCCTGGAACATTGACTGGGATGTAGTGAGGGGAGATCTGAATAAGACGTATAACACAAACATTCAGTCTTGGTGAGGTGCCTCTACATGACATCACTCAGTTAGACGTAGAAATGGTCTACTTCCCTataaaagaaatggcagagaaaatCACACAACATTAAAATTCTACTCTGATTATAAATCATAAAACAATTAGCAGAGCAGAGAGTTTCAACCAATTGCTTATTAAAATTGCTTTTTCAGaaataaccaaaaaggttgagggcaaagctgtagacTTTGTCTGTATGGACGTCAGGAAACCTTTGATAAGATTCCGCATAGTGGCTGCTcaagaaggttagatcgcatggatcCAGGGAGAGCCAGCTGACTggacagagaattggcttcatggaaggaagcagaggtggtggtggaatgtTGTTTTATGGACCagcggcctgtgactagtgatgtgccccaGAGATCCgtgttgtttgtggtttataagaacatagaacaggacaacacaggaacgggcccttcagcccacaatgtttgtgccaaacatggaaCCTAGCTACACTGATTTTATCTGCCTCCATAACCCTGCATTTCCTgctaatccatgtgcctatttaacagcttcttaaacatcactatcgtatctgcctccaccagcacccctggcaatacgttccagctactcaccaccctctgtgtaaaaataacttgccccacatCTCTATTATATTTCCCCCTGTTGCCTTGTAGCTACGCCCTCTggggttggacatttccaccctggaaatatagttgtgattgtctaccctatctatgcctctcataattgtatatacttcccttcaacctccaacattgcagagaaaacaatggtttattaatgatttggattaggggattgaaggctttgtggccaagtctgcagatgatactaaaataggtggagcccagcagtgtagaggaagcaaggactctgcagaaggacttggacaggtgagGAGACTGGACACAGATGTggaagatggaatatagtgtagcaaagtgcggagtcatgcattttgggaaTAAGAATAAAGACTAAGAATAAGattttttctaaatggagagagaatccagaaatcggaggtgcaaagggacttgggagtgctggtgcaggattcccataaaATTAAATTGTAGTacggaaggcaaattcaatgctagcatttatatcaagaggactggaatacaaaaacagaggtgtaatgctgaggctctgaaacatgctggtcaggccgcatttggaaattgtgagcaaatttgtccccatatttgaggaaggatgtgctggctctggagacggtccagaggaggtttacaagattgatgtcaggaatgagtgggttagcatatgatgagcgtttgacagcactgggcctctactcactggagtttttaAGGTTGAGGGCAGGGGGCATTGAGGGcagggggcaacttacagaatgGTAAAATgcgtagatggagtggatgtggaaaggatgtttccactggcgggagagtctaggaccagtatagcctcagaatttaggggggctcttttagaaaggtgaggaggaacttcttcagtcagaggatagttaatctgtggaactcattgccacagagggctgtggaggctgtgagtggatattttcaaggcagaaatagacagctttttgattagaacgggtgacaagcattctggggagaaggcaggaaaatgagattaggaggcagagatcagccatgattgaatggcagagtagacgtgacaggccgaatggcttaattctataacttgtgaacttgtgaatccaacaacatccaacctctccctgtagctgaaactctctaatccatgcagcattctggtaaacctcctctgcatcctctccaaagcctccacatcttttctgtaacggggtgaccagaactacacgcaaTACCACAAATGTCCAAATGCCTGatatcctgactcttatattcaataaccctagcaatgaaggcaaacataccgtaTGTGTTTTTTACCACCCTTTCTACATATGCTGCcatcttcagtgagctatgaccttggactccaagatccctttgcACATTAATGCTGATTgaggatcttgccattaactgtatactttccttacattcaacctctcaaagtgcaacacctcacaaatGCTCAGgttaaacctcatctgccattTGTCTGCCCATTTCAAAGCTAaggagttaatggtggactttaggaggagaggaacaccctgtcccctgtctccatcaatggtgtggatgtgcagtttaccagggagcacAAATATCTTGGAgcatacctggacagtaaactggactggcccaggaacgctgaggccctgtacaagaagggacagagctggttgtacattttgagaaggctccgctccttcaacgtctgcagtgagatgttgcagatgttctatcaattggtggttgccagtgccatcttcttcgctgctgtgtgctggggcaacagggtgaaggctgcagatgccaataggatcaacaaactcatcaggaaggctggctccatcctggaggtggagttggattcatgggtggtggtcttggaggggaggatgctccttaaactgtggagcatcctggacaaacacatttctgtagctgatctttaTCTCATTgcatcttctgacagccttccttgctgtctgcaactcctccaatgttggtgtcgtcagcaaacttactcacaaACCACCCGCATTTACCTCTaggtaattttagtttagtttagagatacagcacggaaacaggtcctttggcccactgggtcccaacaaccagcgatccccacacattaacacgaccctacacacactgtggacaattttacatttataccaacccaattaatgtgtacatctttggaatgtgatagGAAActtaaaatcttggagaaaacccacgtcggtcacagggagaacgtacaaactccgtacagactagctcccatgtcaggatctaacccaggtctctggggctgtaaggcagtagctctaccactacaccatcaAGCCGCCCTTATTTATAtggatcacaaacagcagaggtcccagcacagatccctacgGAACTCCACTTGTCACAGACCTCATGTCggaatatctaccttccaccacaaccctctgaataggccagttttgaatccatacgaccaagtcacggTGAATACATGCATctgaatcttctggatcagcctaccatgaggaaccttatcaaaagccttactaaaatccaagtatacaacatccactgccctgttTTATGTTtaactttagttttgtattatgtgggagaATGTTTTTCATCTCTCCTCAACGGATCTCCATGTacacactgcagcctaacatggtGGAGCTGGCCGCCTCTTGCTGGAGACCGTCTTTGGGAGCTctaactgcgggagcctgcggacttaacatcgcgaTGCTTGTGATTCCTGTCAGGAATTAACCTCGGAAGCTCCAACTgccggagcctgtggactttaacatcgtgagctcATGCTCCGTAGTTAGGGGCCGACTTAGGGAGCTCCAagacgcaggagcttcgactgccctaaCGTGAGAGTTTCGATCACTGGCTGCAGGACCTTCAATTGCCCCAACactggatggttcgactcccccaccgcgggagaaaaagagaaaggaagataagactttattgccttccatcacagtggggaatatggaggagccgctgtggtggatgtttatgccaaattttatgtagttgtgtgtcttgttgctttttattggtatgactatggcaaatcaaattcctcgtatgttgcaaaacatagttgGCTCATAAATTACGAATATGACTATGATTACAAAGCCATGTTGattatccctaattagcccattctcttcaaaatgaaaataaatcctATCTCAATGAATTTTCTCAAATAGTTTGCCGAAGACTCACAGGCCTAGAGTTCCCTGAGTTCTCTCTACTACCTTTCTTAAACTCCCACCCTTTCATTCCAACTCTCCTCATCCTTACCCCAACCACCCCTTTTCTCCCACTCACATACCCTCACTGCCCgtcccctcctcactctccctctctcactcactctctccctcccctcattccctccctcactccttcATTACAATAGTGCACAGTGTCATTCAATGGAGCTTGGAAAGAAATGATATTTTAAATAGTGCAAtcgtgctttatttgtcacgtataCAACTGCACAATAAAATTCATTTTGCATTATTACACGTGGTCATCCTGTGAGCTTGATGTACTCGAGCAGTTCCCTCAAACCAATGTCCCTGAACCtcgcctcccttccccctccactcacctaccctcccccccccccccctgccccccctgcccctcttcc
It encodes the following:
- the LOC129715205 gene encoding interferon-induced very large GTPase 1-like; this translates as MLKMSLCQLALPFLLPEGHSYTRDKVREPSGASLLLWAMRPIVKMWCPQSPTGNSPVVEMPIVTATMPTVSFLRLGRCTVSKSRVLNLTLSQTQLQQNIFLHSGMECGNVPHGISDGMAEISWYLPSGKSNTDIFPEAAAFINLRGDAETYQGHTRFLAKVSAALFIFIDVIGEKEREFLTSLAQSPAKLFLIVNTYISQQHIIPEQVKKLFKDLKLQSQQCIVRANVNEAKLVEELQSLIKQVILVMDGDQSFLSLEQMGDIARESGIQVDEHQPEIQRDKDLTSKPQREADHGDGCGSEDPSHRHSPGLPQGMAGDPPDGNNFTKLQPQQCVFQTNVSEATLVEKFNSPIQQVTWMRDRDQSFLSLEQTGDIVRESGIHVNEHHPEIQQAKDLTSKPQREADPGDSWGSEDPSHWHSPGLPEGMIGVSPDGNNQSGNRSPPQLVRDLGLQDHYPHKLSLTSMWEISSEKLDDNKPTGPEDLPWRFLQMILSANSLARNPEWPPDHSLEDKKDDVEDFNDLFEVKKPGDSGINPLDIIAAIFLCADHSLQQELMLKMSLCQLALPFLLPEGHSYPRDKVRGPMEGPGATLLLWAMRPIVKMWCPQSPTGNSPVVEMPIVTAPVPTVSFLRLGRCTMSKSRFLNLTLSKTQLQQNIFLHSGMECGNVPRGISDGMVEISWYLPSGKSNTDIFPEAAAFINLRGDAETYQGHTRFLAKVSAALFIFIDVIGEKEREFLTSLAQSPAKLFLIVNAHISQQHITPEQVKKLFKDLKLQSQQCIVRTNVNEAKLVEKLRFQVKQVILMSDGDQSFLSLEQMGDIARESGIQVDEHQPEIQRAKDLTKILGSLDPADITGYKKRVLPFHGEPWQGLSKVEKEKSRMKLRRDRTTEKYNHELDQEKKIIREAQLRQSLSEEMRIFIDHLTCPGGDDSAISLQWLKLMLDSKSREIMAGLCRDYKELSKLSKQKVKELKDMDQKMTDSSLGLEHFMRELGQVYELSVTQHNIKQQTQIHPHVLQLPGVAAELLLDGFPLELIDGDVSNVPVSWITAVLEAVAEKVGRASRVFVLTVIGVQSTGKSTLLNTMFCLRFAVSSGRCTRGAYMQLMKVTGNLAEELGCDFILVIDTEGLRAPELATLTDSYEHDNELATFVVGLSNITLVNIGMENIAEMKDILQIVVHSLLRMKLTGKRPKCIFVHQNVGDVSAHDHNLRGRQKLLEQLDKMTEAAAKLEKVDGVMFRDVMDYDADKDNWYIPGLWQGTPPMAAVNTGYSEHVFQLKKSLIQCLLKGKPDQGAFTIPDFTKWMTGLWEQVKHENFIFSFQNSLFAEAYNQLSVKYKGWEWELRKFTHSWGNEAENRVNNASGDLNLLLQILEREIRTEINKREAETLDKLKALFESGADNMQLMEKYREEFKLSISSLCRRLQDDSMHRCRDAVNRRVGLQEVDDIWNQCHKKIEHQVKELLLKCKGANQVLDDKELQTAFGEMWQDTLSQLDYQPCRERNIELEIENLLRDNTATQGRVINKMLKRKPLYKQGTQCFQIERKHINTTWKRRANTVSMSVNQSDVIQAAMITQSLEDQCHQWISDITKMDMDYDIRYCIELLHIVEEKINNISHPNFTMSEEFRAEFKLHLCGYAVPRFQEMQTRFIQKHDPRQRLENMKGQYFHLFRDIYTEQDENQRQAERFAQSCFLPALRDATLKALSVNIVDDMKENDPESKYSLRNNFTVALLVHLKQRDTFDDYHRYITDLENSAKDWLHHQVIEHCKTQRDGEITFTRLAKGILTQITEQAKEIVEDAVKQNFAGNVQSFLDMFVDKLKDRISMPKDEMKLVLFHSDGDGKKWAEAVLPSIEEVEQRLLSEVTSWDVQAKIEELSIRPRDELFKGLFNCTKKCPLCGVFCDSETPVHSQHSCKQHRPEGLNGYRFIESKHLVTDVCTASVAGNGRFKNNDTNWELKPYKDYQTVNDYYKSWIIQREISAQAASYWKKVFYTFNEQFAEKYKAKPAEIDEAWNIDWDVVRGDLNKTYNTNIQSW